From the genome of Athalia rosae chromosome 3, iyAthRosa1.1, whole genome shotgun sequence:
TGAGCTGAAGAGGCTGAAAGAAATGCTGGACGAATCGAGgctggaaaataataaactgGAAGGCGACTGCAGAAGACTGAACGCTGCTCTTACGATTAACGGCGATCCCCCCTCAGGACTTCCCGGGTATCTCGAAACCATCGAACGCCTCAGATTTCGCATCGCCGAACTCGAGCGCGGGATCGAAGAGCTCCAGAACGATCCAGGGCTCGTTCGACGAATGGGAGAACTTGAAGAACAGCTGGAAATCAGCCGGACCCAACTGACCGATCAGGAAACCCAGATTAGGAACCTTTCGAACGAACTTCTCGGAGCGAAAACTGCGTACAGAACTCAAGCACAGGAACTGTGCGACGCTAAGAACGGATGTGAAGCTGCTAAGAGCGAGGCGTTTACTCTCAAAAAAGAATTGGAAGATCGTGAGCATCGGGTTAAAGAACTTGAGGTAACTGTCGCAGCTTCAAACTCGCTCGCCAAGGATCTAGAGAATCTGAGAAACGCAATAAATGGCCTGAATCGAAAACTTTTAAACGTGGAAATCGAACGTGATGGACTTCTCGACGAACTTGAAAATGTCCGGGGTATTGTTTCCGACCGAAACGAACAGATAGTCAAAATTCTGGCTGACATCGAAACCTTGAGGTCAGAGTTGAGTCATTCGGTAGCTGAAAACGAGTCGCTCAAAGCGTTGTGTGCAAATCTGAAAGACCTCGAACAGAGTAATTCCAGCAAAGCAACGGGAGATCGGGTCCCCCTTGaaccaaaaataattgaacttgAAAAGGAGCTGATTGACCTTAAAAAGCTGTTCGatctggtgaaaaaaaatattatccacGGGAATGAAGAGTTAAAAACTTCACGGGCCGAAGCAAACGCTCTTAAAGTGGCGAAGGTAAAGCTAGAGACAGAGCTGACTGACGCGAGAAGAAACCTGACGGTCGAACAATGTGCTAAAGAGGCCGCCCTCGAGGAAGCGAAAACCTGTAACAAAGAGAATCAAGtcctgaagtccgaaaaagagaGGCTGAAATTGGACGCTAAGGAACTGGTAGTGGGGTTCGTcgaagaattgagaaaattaaatacgaAGAATGCTGCTTTGAGGAAAGAAATCAACAGGCTCGCCAAAACCGAACGTGTAGAGACGGTTCGCGACAGCGATGGGCCTCGGTCGGACGGACGCGAGAAAATGGCCGATAACTTCGAGAAGGAACTTGAAAAACTCACAGCTGATTACGAGGTGTCGAAATCGGAGATCGAAAGGGTCAAGTGTGAGAGGGACGCGCTGAAGGACGAGCTCAAGAATTTCAGTTCTGCGAATATCGCTTTGAAGGGTGAACTTCGTGAGTCTGAAGAGAAAGTGAGAAAGCTCACCTCGATGCTGGAGGAAATGAATAAGAAATTGATTTCTGGTTTGAATAATTACATGGAAATTAAAGATAAGTTGAGATCGGCCGAGAAACAGCTGGAGGAAATCCTTGGAGAAGTTGACACGTTGAAGTTGGTGAAAACCGAGAATACCAAGCTCAAAGAGAACCTTGAGGAGTTGAATGAAGAGAAATCGAAGTTTCTATCAGATTTAGAGAGGCTTCGAGCCGAtgctgagaagaaaaatgaaattcgaaaaagttccGAGGCTGAAGGTATAACGACATCGAGAAATAGCGACAAAATCGTGATGGACTGTGGCGATTACGTCCGCGCTGATAAGGAACTTAAGTACTTCATCCACCTCCAAAGTCTCGCGGTTAAAAGAGTCGTCGACTTCATCAGCTACGTCGAAGGTACTACAAGTCTGAAACCGTCAATGGCGACATTCCTCGAACCGACCCTCACCAATGTCATGGTCCttaattttgacgaaaatgtGACAACGACCTTTAGAATGTCCCAAAAACTTTCCGAAACAATATTCAACGCCGAGACCAACGTCCAGAGGCTGGAGactttgaaaaacgaaaccgaATACCTCAGGGCTGAGAGGGACTGCTTGAATAAAGGAATGGAGAAATTAACCAGGATTCTCAgagtacgtataatacacagACCGAATAGAATTTCCAAATATATCGTGTAATTATGTGATCCCAGAACTTGGAGAAGTTAAAAATTCGCGGTATTCCCGAGCTACATTACTTAGATTCCGGAGTCTTTAATTCTTCGGAGACGGATTCTTGGCCGGGAATCGGGAATAAGGTACATCAATTCTAAATAAACTAATAATTAATCCTTGAGGCTCCATTCTCTGGATGCCATAGCGATGTTATAGTTCCAGGGGAGCAACAGTGCGTTAAATATTTGATAGGGTTCAATCTTCGCACCACTGTATAAACTTCGTAAAGCTgacaagaaaaaagtaaaacgtaaaaacaaaattcttttACCTGTAACTCATTATTAGTCAATTACCCAAGACCAGTTGGAACTGGTGCATAACAAGATACAAAATATGACTGTACAGTCGGTTATCGAGCGGGAGCGTTTTAACAACGAAGAGTACTTTTACTCTGGAATGGCGGAGCTATCCTCGGGGGTGAATTCCGCGGACTTTCTCCGGACCAGTGACCCTGGAATtgcagggggaaaaaatttctatggaATGAACCGGCGGATCTTAGAGCTACAGGAACAAATTAAAGCGAAACAACAAGATGCTGCCGAAAGGGTTGGTATCTAAAcgatgtttatatttttcaaggtGGTTtggaatgaggaaaaaaaataaccgaggaggaaggaagaaagtaGTTGCCTAGTGCCAGTCCATATCGCGGAGGCTTGCGGCTGTTCGTGGCCATCAATCAATTGATTAAAGTGT
Proteins encoded in this window:
- the LOC105689961 gene encoding myosin-10-like, whose amino-acid sequence is MAGECGYHRSEALGGNQSQQVAEAAAATLRKLNVMMKELNERRDQRLELESNVRSLKIALKTAGGDPEEALRPDPLVVHQREEIGRLELARDKLENDVRRLRTALLESDRAITCSGAKSLIEKMAKIRDEAAEERKKLMEEIGYLKIRLQEAEEDSSCSALGRLRKKLRDMLKGDRKMETIISELISRSCNAVQDLTDELKRLKEMLDESRLENNKLEGDCRRLNAALTINGDPPSGLPGYLETIERLRFRIAELERGIEELQNDPGLVRRMGELEEQLEISRTQLTDQETQIRNLSNELLGAKTAYRTQAQELCDAKNGCEAAKSEAFTLKKELEDREHRVKELEVTVAASNSLAKDLENLRNAINGLNRKLLNVEIERDGLLDELENVRGIVSDRNEQIVKILADIETLRSELSHSVAENESLKALCANLKDLEQSNSSKATGDRVPLEPKIIELEKELIDLKKLFDLVKKNIIHGNEELKTSRAEANALKVAKVKLETELTDARRNLTVEQCAKEAALEEAKTCNKENQVLKSEKERLKLDAKELVVGFVEELRKLNTKNAALRKEINRLAKTERVETVRDSDGPRSDGREKMADNFEKELEKLTADYEVSKSEIERVKCERDALKDELKNFSSANIALKGELRESEEKVRKLTSMLEEMNKKLISGLNNYMEIKDKLRSAEKQLEEILGEVDTLKLVKTENTKLKENLEELNEEKSKFLSDLERLRADAEKKNEIRKSSEAEGITTSRNSDKIVMDCGDYVRADKELKYFIHLQSLAVKRVVDFISYVEGTTSLKPSMATFLEPTLTNVMVLNFDENVTTTFRMSQKLSETIFNAETNVQRLETLKNETEYLRAERDCLNKGMEKLTRILRNLEKLKIRGIPELHYLDSGVFNSSETDSWPGIGNKSVIERERFNNEEYFYSGMAELSSGVNSADFLRTSDPGIAGGKNFYGMNRRILELQEQIKAKQQDAAERLIEMRETMRQERIQLMEIAERGNSPHFTKKKP